A single genomic interval of Amblyomma americanum isolate KBUSLIRL-KWMA chromosome 11, ASM5285725v1, whole genome shotgun sequence harbors:
- the Art4 gene encoding arginine methyltransferase 4 isoform X3, which yields MAATFEGVLLSSLSDTGEITQKFPIPLLLTVADESDNLIVKFKKRESNGPEAVHEVEIFKETDTARVGKRAFVITHAKGTLMVLFPSNQECLRFHRIIDAFKTGLNNSTFRQRTDEASATQYFQFYGYLSQQQNMMQDYIRTSTYQRAILNNMEDFKDKVVLDVGAGSGILSFFAVQAGARKVFAVEASSMAKHAECLVYHNKLSDKVVVIPGKIEEITLPEPVDVIVSEPMGYMLFNERMLETYLHAKKWLKPQGKMFPTRGDLHIAPFSDTCLYMEQLNKANFWYQQSFHGVDLSSLREAAVKEYFRQPIVDTFDVRICLAKSLRHTVDFERASESDLHCIEVPLQFNLLQSGELHGLAFWFDVAFVGSVQTVWLSTGPTQPLTHWYQVRCLLESPLFVQRGQRLGGRVVLRSNRRQSYDVDIELELEGGIRAANSLDLKNPFFRYTGQPPQPPPGCHDTSPSEAYWATLDAASATNAGVGADSAAAGQLVMNGVPLMNGTGVVDMHVQPVVAQQQPLGVHLSNVVSLGSLPSPGTVNSTKTVNSRAQAVPTSSIGGGISPALFNQQQVLLSSNTSQFPVNNSLMIGDYVTPGNILMPTGAYKN from the exons ATGGCGGCCACGTTTGAAGGGGTGCTTTTATCCAGTCTGTCCGATACCGGTGAAATAACTCAGAAGTTTCCCATCCCTTTGCTTCTGACAGTCGCCGACGAGTCGGATAACCTCATCGTGAAGTTCAAGAAGC GGGAGAGCAATGGGCCTGAGGCGGTGCACGAGGTGGAGATCTTCAAGGAGACGGACACAGCCCGCGTGGGCAAACGTGCCTTCGTTATCACCCACGCCAAGGGCACGCTCATGGTGCTGTTTCCCAGCAACCAGG AGTGTCTGCGGTTCCACCGTATAATAGACGCCTTCAAGACAGGCCTGAACAATTCCACCTTCCGGCAGAGGACCGACGAGGCCTCGGCAACCCAGTACTTCCAG TTCTACGGCTACCTGTCACAGCAGCAGAACATGATGCAGGACTACATTCGCACCTCCACCTACCAGAGGGCCATACTCAACAACATGGAGGACTTCAAGGACAAG GTGGTGCTGGACGTGGGCGCCGGTTCGGGCATCCTGTCCTTCTTTGCGGTGCAAGCGGGAGCCCGCAAGGTGTTTGCCGTTGAGGCCAGCTCCATGGCCAAGCATGCCGAG TGCCTGGTGTACCACAATAAGCTCTCGGACAAGGTGGTCGTGATCCCTGGCAAGATTGAAGAGATCACACTGCCAGAGCCCGTCGACGTGATTGTGTCGGAGCCCATGGGCTACATGCTGTTCAACGAACGCATGCTGGAGACCTACCTGCACGCCAAGAAGTGGCTCAAGCCCCaag GAAAAATGTTCCCGACTCGGGGAGACCTGCACATTGCTCCCTTCTCGGACACCTGCCTCTACATGGAGCAGCTCAACAAGGCTAATTTCTG GTACCAGCAGAGCTTCCATGGTGTGGACCTGTCCAGCCTGCGGGAGGCGGCCGTCAAGGAGTACTTCCGGCAGCCCATTGTG GACACGTTCGACGTGCGCATCTGCCTGGCTAAGTCCCTACGGCACACAGTTGACTTTGAGCGTGCGTCGGAGAGTGACCTCCACTGCATCGAGGTGCCGCTGCAGTTCAACCTGCTCCAGTCCGGGGAGCTGCATGGCCTCGCCTTCTGGTTCGACGTGGCCTTTGTCGGATCCGT GCAGACGGTGTGGCTGTCGACGGGGCCGACGCAGCCGCTGACCCACTGGTACCAGGTACGGTGCCTGCTCGAGAGCCCGCTGTTTGTGCAGCGGGGTCAGCGGCTGGGCGGCCGGGTGGTACTGCGCTCCAACCGGCGCCAAAGCTACGATGTAGACATTGAGTTGGAGCTGGAGGGTGGCATCCGGGCAGCCAACAGCCTGGACCTGAAGAACCCCTTCTTTCGGTACACGGGGCAGCCGCCCCAGCCTCCACCCGGCTGCCACGATACATCGCCCAGCGAGGCCTACTGGGCCACCCTGGACGCTGCTTCAGCTACCAACG ctgGAGTGGGAGCGGACAGCGCGGCAGCCGGCCAGCTGGTAATGAACGGGGTGCCACTGATGAACGGCACGGGGGTGGTGGACATGCACGTGCAGCCAGTGGTGGCCCAGCAACAGCCACTCGGAGTGCACCTCTCAAACGTGGTCTCCCTAG GGTCACTGCCAAGCCCCGGTACAGTAAACTCAACCAAGACGGTCAATTCGAGGGCACAGGCCGTTCCCACAAGTTCAATTGGTGGAGGCATCTCACCAGCCTTGTTCAATCAG CAACAGGTTCTCCTCAGCAGCAACACATCTCAGTTCCCTGTAAATAACAGCCTCATGATTGGAGATTATGTCACGCCCGGCAACATCCTCATGCCCACTGGCGCCTACAAAAACTGA